A part of Anopheles merus strain MAF unplaced genomic scaffold, AmerM5.1 LNR4000519, whole genome shotgun sequence genomic DNA contains:
- the LOC121602580 gene encoding inorganic pyrophosphatase-like, translating into CAFFPLFFLFAENENGQSISPLHDIPLYANDERTVYNMVVEVPRWTNAKMEISLGEGLNPIKQDVKKGKLRFVANCFPHHGYIWNYGAFPQTWENPDHLDADTGCKGDNDPIDVLEIGSRIAKRGEVLQVKILGTIALIDEGETDWKIITINVNDPLADQVNDIGDVETVFPGLLRASVEWFKIYKIPDGKPENQFAFNGDAKDAAFATKTVAETHRFWQQLVNKEVDNNGISCLNTTVDGSPYLVANDAADEVFAKSATGGNPEPVSEALDKWHYITLK; encoded by the exons tgtgcgttttttcctttgttttttttatttgcagagAACGAAAACGGACAGTCCATTTCACCTCTGCATGACATTCCACTGTACGCGAACGATGAGCGAACCGTGTACAACATGGTGGTGGAGGTGCCCCGCTGGACAAACGCCAAGATGGAAATCAGCTTGGGCGAGGGCCTGAACCCGATCAAGCAGGACGTGAAGAAGGGCAAGCTGCGGTTCGTCGCCAACTGCTTCCCGCACCACGGCTACATCTGGAACTACGGTGCGTTCCCGCAGACCTGGGAGAACCCGGACCACCTGGACGCGGACACCGGCTGCAAGGGCGATAACGATCCCATCGATGTGCTCGAGATTGGCTCGCGCATTGCGAAGCGGGGCGAGGTGCTGCAGGTGAAAATACTCGGCACGATCGCACTGATCGACGAGGGCGAAACGGACTGGAAGATTATCACGATCAACGTGAACGACCCGCTGGCCGATCAGGTGAACGATATCGGCGACGTGGAGACGGTGTTCCCCGGGCTGCTGCGCGCCTCGGTCGAGTGGTTCAAGATCTACAAGATCCCGGACGGCAAGCCGGAGAATCAGTTCGCGTTCAACGGCGACGCGAAGGATGCCGCATTCGCTACCAAGACGGTCGCTGAGACGCACCGGTTTTGGCAGCAGCTGGTTAACAAGGAGGTTGACAACAATGGCATTTCATG CCTAAACACGACCGTCGACGGTTCGCCGTATCTGGTGGCTAATGATGCAGCAGATGAGGTGTTTGCCAAGAGTGCGACCGGTGGTAATCCCGAGCCCGTCAGTGAAGCAC TTGACAAATGGCACTACATTACGCTGAAGTAA